TGAATGGAACGGAATGGAATGGAAGTAGCCACGTCGTCAGTCTGCTGGCTTGGACAGGTAGCCTGCGGCAAGCGGCGGCTGCAACTGCAATATGGCCACTTGACGTCGTGCAATGTATAATGTTTGATGAATCTTACTCGAGTCTTGTATTGACCCTCCCTGTGCAAGAGACAGACCCTGATTGCTATAGTTCCTGCTCCTTGTGCACTTCTTTTTTTGGAAAGAAAAGATGGTTGCAACCTTGAGACCCTAATTTTTTTATACTTATCATACATCTGTTACCAATTCGATCACCATATCCTGAGGGTCAGGCAAGTACCACCGGCTCCAGCCGTCACTTCTTCCCAGGCAGGCACAAAACTCCTCACCTCCAAACAAACAGAATTGCCCACCAAGGCACTTGCCAAAAATAAGAACGATCATACAACTTTGTATAAAcccaaaggaaaaggagatggatGAAAAAAGGAGGATGCATTTCATCTATGAGTTATACGATGATTTACATAATTTCAGCTTTCCGCAGAGAACAATTTGGCTATATTATGTCAACTAAAACAAGCTAATACATTCACAAAGAACCAGATCTACACAAGGTGGTTTTCCAGCAGCTAACAATGTCCATGCCATGTCAACGTCTCTCAAAGCTACCTGTAGCTGATCTCTTATTCAGTTCTCCGTGTATGTCTTCAGACCTAATAGAGCTGACCCATTTTCTGGAGCCAAAGAAATACCCTAGAATACAATGTCCAAGGTGCCGCCATAAACGGAACATTGAACAAACCATTTAGAAAACAAGACAAAATCGATTACAGATGCAACAGACCTTCAAGCTCAACGACGCGAGTACATATCCCAACCGGATTCTGGCTCTTTTCGCTTCGTCACCAACCCGGAACTGCCACCCTGTGACATATTCCTCATGCGTTCATCCATAAAGACGGTGTGACCCTGGTAGGACACAGGCCAGTAGCTTCCTGCTTCCCTACGTGCACCTTCAGATGGCAGTCTGTAATTGAAATCCATGCTAGGATGATAGTAACTCAATTCATTAGATGAGGGTGGGGTTGCTCTGGTGTTGAAAGATGGATGAGAAATGCCCAGGCTTAAGCCTGATAGTGGTGGTATGACTGGTGCACCCTTTGCATCAACCATGTACGGAACGCCTCCGGGGGCAAAGAAAGCTGGCGGGAAAGGCATAGCAGGTTGAGATGGATAACTGACACCATTATAATCAGAAGTATGTGCAAATGACTGAATAGATCTCGCAGGAACTCTTGATTCCGCACTCAGTCCCAGAAAGTTATGCTGGTAGTGTTGCCCATGTTCTTGCTGCCCAACAATTATCCTCTTACCCATAATTGTGACGGCAGAATGGTCAGATGTATCCTTTGCAAGAGCCTTGACAGAAGACCCATCCATTCCTCGTCCAGAACCATCAGCGATTGACATGCTGTCATTCAAGTCGAAGTTTCTGACTGCAGGTTGCCTcgaagatgaggaggaagaaggctggCTCCAGTTGCCATTGAACTGTTGGCGGTTCCACAGTGGCGGTAAATTGCTTGCAGTGGTtacatcttcctcatcaccaCATGAGAAATTAAGGTCAAGTTTCAGTCCTCCGCTCACACCAACTGCTGTAGAAGCACCCTTGGAAGCTAGGTCAGATGAAGCTGGCAGGATTGCTGTTGAGAGTGGCTCACCAGACGTAGCACTATCACTGTCAGCTACATTTAAATCAAACAACACGTTGCTTGTTTTATGTGAAGAAGCTGATAGGGACTTCTCTGCATCGGGAGTCCGTCGAGGTGAAGCTGGTCGAAAGGCACTGGTTGCAGCGGAGCCTTTCCAGCCAAGTTCACCTTCAAAGTGGAGTCGAGCTGGAAACACAGATGAGCCTCTTGAAGCAGCCACAGCTTTAGGCATTGACAAATTGACAGAATTACTAAGGATGGACTTTGGATTACAGTCAGCTTCCTCAGGACACTGATTTTCATTGAGGTCTAAGTTCCCCAGTTCCACACGCCGTGTATGTTTCCTACTCAACGGACCACTGCCATCTGTAATGCCTGATCCATCCTCCTTAAGAGATGAGGAACTTCCTGAATCAGCACCTGTAGAGGAAGATTTATTGTCATTCAGTTCATCAGGTACAGGCTGCCGCCGTGCTTCCAAGTCAGGACTATCAGCATTCCTGGAATTAATATCAGGAGAACCACAAAAGGGCCCTCTGTAGTCGATGACCTCCCGTTCTACCTCAATAGCTACCAGACGTGCTACTTCTAGTGCATCTGTATCATCATACTCTGTTAGTCGTGTTGATTTCTCCCCTTTCAATACAGTTGATTTTGTGTCTGTTGCCTTCGAGGAACCCCCAAAACTCTTCATGCATCTCTTCAATATATAATCACTGCCCATGCCCATATCATCTGTACTAGATGATGGTGTAGGTCCCTCTTCTTTGCCTGTACTTTCCTCAGACAAATCTTGCAACTCACGGGTTACAACAGCAAGATGGTTTAAAGTATCTGCTGTATCCTTCTCCAGATGTGGTCTACCTGCTGCAAATGGCTCAGATTCCTTGATACATGAGCTAGTTGAAACAATATTATCCTCCAAATCCTTTTTGCTACTAACAAACAGCCTTTGAGGTTTATTAGGCTCTACAGACATGGCCGCTGGAGTAGCATCTGAAGGTGCATCTTGCCCAGAACCACTCTTTGCATTGATAGAGTTTGATCGGAGTATGCCATTAGCGGACAAATCTACATCATTTGAAGCAGAAGTTTCCTTGGTAATGGACTGTCCATCTTCTAAACCCACATGACATGTGGATGTAGGGGATGGTACCAAGTTCTTCGAATCTCCTAATGTCGTCTTTCCATTTGACAAATTTGGTGATGCCGGCCCCAGTGGTTGCTTTGTTGCATCTGTATTATCATTGGTTAGAGAAGGATCAGGCAAAGGTGCATCTGAACAAGTTGTCACCTCAGGTTTTGGTTCATCAACAGTATTTTCAACTTCGTTTGCTACACTCTGTTTGTCAATTTCTGTCTTGAGGCTAACTTCTGGAGACTTCTGATCAGTCTGGCATGCCTCCTCTGTATTAAAATGTTCAGCATTTGCACCATATTTTGGTACAGTGCTCCACTTCTGACAGAGTGCTCTGGCCTTTTGGTTGATCACAGCATTTCCATGGGCAAGTAGGTGATTAACGGTAGACATAACTCCACAAGAAGTTGAGTGCTCACTATTGATTGGAAGGCACTCCAACGCAGTTAATATTGCAACTATTAGATCCTCAGCTGAACTGCTGACCTTCTCGCCACAATTTTGAGCATCCTGAAGCCAATGGTTTAGGAAGCCAACACCGTTGAGCTGAACGAAATGTTGAAGACACTCTTCATTTTTGGTGGATGCTAATGTGTTTGCAGCCGTAGAACATTGCCTTATCATGTCGGCTGTGTTAATCTCAGCAGCATCCTTTAGCTTCTGGATCTCAGATATAAGCTCCGCGATTCTTGCAGCAGTTGAAATGCCATCCTTCATCTCGGTAAGAGTGAAGAAATCCTCAAGCATCTTGCCTTGAGCACTTTACCGCTGCTCTGCTAATTTACCCTTGGACAGAATTTTTCTTTTGGCTCCGAAGTTCACCAAAATTCATTCAGTTGACAAAATTTCCTGAAAGAAGCATAGTAATTCAGTCAACAAGTACTACGGGCAGACTGTGAACAAAATCATCAGTGCACATGAATCATGTGGGCAAGAGTTTGTTGTCAAAGGAAATATGAACAGCTGGCGTTTAGTTTCATTTCAACTTCAGGGCACACAAGCAAGTCACTTAACACATCAGATTACAGGTAAAGCTATTTGTATAGAGCATCTTTACAAGTGAGTAACTTGGCACAGGCAAACTAGCCTCAAGCTCTAAGCATCGAGTAGTATACCACAATCTGAGGCCAAACCGCGTATAAATGTGCTTTATCAAACGTTGTTGGTATCAAATCAATAGCGGTTCATAAAGCTAATGGTTGTTGGAGTACCTGTGGTGCTCTGCCGGCGTCATACCAGCTTAGGCACACTGAACTCCCCAAGGGTGATTTGTTTGAGACGTCCTCTGCAACAGAAAGTAGCACCAAGTGAGCAATCAATGTCGTCTCGTACAGTGTATTTTGCATGGATCTTTAGCGGATGGATTATTGGTTTTTTAAGAAACGAAATGAGATGAGGAACTGGTCCTTGCGCTggtgagaaaagaaaaaaaaagaatttgtgGCATAGAACAAAGAAAGAGTGATTTGATTCCATTCTGGAGAAACGAGACTAGACATCTATGTAAAGGAATGGGAAATTGTAGGAATCGAAGGCATGGGGGTCGAGTTGAGGCCGAGGCCGAACAAGATAAACCTCGAGAGGCGCCGCGAACATTAAAATCCCCATCCGCGAGAAACAGAGAATCCGTCAATCCgcgagaaagaaagaaagaaagaaagaaagaaatagacCAGAAATCGAGGATGGCGTGGGGGAGAAAgaaggatggattgagaaggaGGAGAAATTGACCGGAGCCATATTACAgagtacatatatatatacaataaacAGGAGGTTAGGGTTTCTTACCAAGCAATGGAATCGAAGGCAAAGGCAGGAGGGGAATCCCGAATTGGGGGGACGGGCCACGAGTCGACGGCAAGAAATAGAGAatcagcagcggcggcgacgagggagggggcggcgggagaCCTGGATCTGGGTGGAGGGGGAGCCGTGCTGGGGCGttccgctccgctccgctccgttCCGCGCGGGGAGAAAGGGGGAGGTGAAAGAGAGAGAGCCTTGACGGCTTGGGGTGGGGTGGCTTGCCTTTGGGTTGGCTGGCTGGCTAGCTTGCcccggagctggagctggagctggagctggagtaCACACCATACACGCACACCCCAACCAACCTCAACTCTGCCAGGACCTGTGAATTAGtacatctttttttattttgtaatcttcatctttttAGTATCCACGGGTACAATCCAACTCTTCGTTACactattattttattattttttaaggTTACCCAACGGTAGAATCTCATACACGATTGGCGGACTAGCTTACTCTCATCTGCTAGACGGATGACGCTCTTCGAGTACTGTTTGCCAAGCCAAGCTACTCTATAAAAAAGgattgtcggatttagtgaccaaCAGTCCACTAGGGGTTCCTCAGGtagtagatttgtaggcgggggagatcgtaagacaAAAACTTGAATGGTAATATAGggacgcaaggtttagataggtttggacctccggagagtaatactctATATTCTGTGTTCTAGTCAATTGTATTGTTGGTACGGTATGCGGAGAGTTAACGTGCGGTGGGGTGAATTACCCTCGAGGGGTGCCcctggctgccttatataggctgacgatctAGGGTGAATCCTAGTCATTTGTTACAAGGAAatcaatctgagtcggtttacaacaagtatcccgtgatatccgaaatcaatctgagtcggtttacaacaagtatctcgTGATATCCGGGCTGAATTGATTCGCCTGGCCTTCCAGATTGTGCTCCACACGTCTTCATGTCTTGCCTCGCACGCCATGGTTGGGCGGGATCCAGTTGTCAGGTCAGCCAATATTGTGATCGATTGGGATccatgggtacccttatccctcaggAATGGACctataaattgaattttagattaATTTTGACTAGTGAGTGATAGTAAAGTGATCATATGTCCCAAACGGTGGTAAATATTATGAGAATATAGAAACCACTAGCAAAGCATTGAGAATAGCAACATCATTAAGGGATCTTTGGcaagttttttcttttaattgttTATGGCTTGCGCTTATCTTCAATGGATTTACTATTGATAGGTATGGATTTGGGTAGCTTGGCTAATTTTCATACTAATTTGCTACTGTTATGTATAAATGGTTGGATAACGTGCCTCGTTTTCTTGTCTATTGTCTATTATGTGCATATATCAAGAAGCTTTGGGTTTTAATTATAGAGAGAGGCCCAGCCAGTCCCATGGTAGTGATTGGGTCAACATTGTTTGCTCTAATTATAGAGAGAGGCCCATGGTAGCTCAacagtagcaactagcaagagAGGAGGTCAGGTTAGGTATGCCAATTCGTGGCATGACCCGAAATGGCAGGGCAAGACTCCAAGGCAAGGTCAATCTTTGCCTTTGTTTGGCAAGCTGACAACTGACAGGCCGTACGGTGGATGTCGGCAGGCACCACGCACGACCAAGGAGGAGAGGACCCGAGGTGTCAGCGTCAGCGGACTGTCCTCCCCTCCTGACCCCCATGGGTTCCTGGGCCTTCCTATGCTCCTCCCACAGTCCACCTTTTTTGGCTGCCACTGCACCAGCAGCAGATGCCCGGGCCCAAGGGCCAGCCACACATAAACATAACACATGCTCATCCGTCCCTAAATTTGACTGGATTTGCAGAAAATATGTGCACCATTTGTAccttcaaataaatttattaaaaaactagattcaaatgtctatctaatgatattaattttatatcataaatattaatatattttatatatatttagtcAAAGTTGTTTCTCGGGAAGCGAAAATAATGGTTATTTAGGGACGTGAGTATGACATGGGCATGCCGATCAACAAATTCTATCTCATTCTACTGCCAAAGAGAGAGAACAAATGATGAGTTGAATGAATccaagttccttcccatcccaTTCATCTTCCGTCACATTCACAGTGAAGCCATCTTTGGAGTCATGCCCAGTGCCTTGAGGATAAACGCATAAGTAAATGCATCTTCCTGCAATTTCTCAAACCTGCAATCGCAGACAACAACCATCTTACTACTCTGCTTCATCTCTACTAGTACATCGTATGCTAGCACTACCAGAACCAACAAATCAAACCAGCTGCTTTACTTTACCTTCCCGACTTGGAGAAGTGCCCAGCACCCAGCTCGCACTTGAACAACAAAAGATTGCCGTCCGTCTTGAGATCCCGCAGCTTCGCCACGTACTTTGCAGGTTCAGAGTACATCACGCGAGGATCTGATCACCAACCCAACCAGTCTCAGCTACCTACTAGTGACTTGGAATGCAAATGACAGAGACACCTACCATTTAAGCCAGCCGTGACAAGAATGTTGGGATACTCTTCGCTGCCACCTGTAGCATGGACAAACAAACGCCAAACCCCGATGAGCTTTTAATATGCAGCCAATTCGAAATGGAATTCATGCTTGTGGGAGAAATAATATCAGAAGCAAGAACAGTAAAGATGAACAGAAATAAAAATACTAGCTTGATTGGCAGAACACATTTTTATTACAGAATAGTAAACACACGACATACCTCGTAGGAGCCATAGCCATATAGCAGCATTGGGTCTGAGCGATCAAGCTTCACAAGATCTTTTCTGTACAGAACGGGCATCGGGATCTGAGTgatcggcagcagcagcccatTTCCTTTCTGTTACATAATTTGATGCGTCAAATCCACCTAAAACCTATGGACATTTAGAAGATCAAATCACAACGGGTTTATAGaagtaaataaaaagaaatcaaTCCTGGTCAGAATACCAAATATTTATATAAACCTATTGCAACTTATAGCTTACGGGTTTAATCTTCTTCAGCACTGACACCCCTGAATCCATATCATAGTCGTAAACAGAGGGCGGGGTCCTCATTGAGCTATAATGAAAACGAATAACAGATGAATGAAACTCAGACTCCTCAGGATCCACAGCATATGTTGGATCAATAAAATCAATTGTTCGACCTCCCTGAAGTTGTCCAATTGACTCTCCAATAGCAGGTAGCCGATATACGGTTACTTTGGGTAGGTCATTCTCACGCTCATATACAGCAATATGGTTGTCCATTTTAGGTTGCTTACCCAACAGGTAGTTTAAGAAAATCTCCAAAAGTCCAAACAGCatggaaaagagaaggaaatttTAAGTAGTAGAATTCAACAACATTAGATTTTACTTTGTCATATTAAATTCAGTAAAGTGTAGGAATCTGAGCAGACATGAATCTATATTCTAATATCAATTATGAAAAATTGCTCTCATACTACCAGGCCTATGATGCATACTATCAGGGTGACCTGGACTCCCAGCAAGTTCAGCTCAACTGCAAAATCTTACTTCATTTCAGTTTTCATTGAAACCTTTTCAGCTTCTCAACAGATATAGCATTTTCTTGCTAAATAATCTATAGTTGATATGTTGCTAAATAATTTTGATAACTTGTGTAGCAACCATTACAGTAATAAAATTCATGGCCTGATCCATCTATGGTTTGTACAACTTAAGACTCCATAAAAAATTCAGTCCAACAGTGCACACTATTTGTAAATTGTAACTCAAGCAACCTTCTTGGACAACAGCACACCTAGATA
Above is a genomic segment from Setaria viridis chromosome 4, Setaria_viridis_v4.0, whole genome shotgun sequence containing:
- the LOC117852937 gene encoding uncharacterized protein, with product MLEDFFTLTEMKDGISTAARIAELISEIQKLKDAAEINTADMIRQCSTAANTLASTKNEECLQHFVQLNGVGFLNHWLQDAQNCGEKVSSSAEDLIVAILTALECLPINSEHSTSCGVMSTVNHLLAHGNAVINQKARALCQKWSTVPKYGANAEHFNTEEACQTDQKSPEVSLKTEIDKQSVANEVENTVDEPKPEVTTCSDAPLPDPSLTNDNTDATKQPLGPASPNLSNGKTTLGDSKNLVPSPTSTCHVGLEDGQSITKETSASNDVDLSANGILRSNSINAKSGSGQDAPSDATPAAMSVEPNKPQRLFVSSKKDLEDNIVSTSSCIKESEPFAAGRPHLEKDTADTLNHLAVVTRELQDLSEESTGKEEGPTPSSSTDDMGMGSDYILKRCMKSFGGSSKATDTKSTVLKGEKSTRLTEYDDTDALEVARLVAIEVEREVIDYRGPFCGSPDINSRNADSPDLEARRQPVPDELNDNKSSSTGADSGSSSSLKEDGSGITDGSGPLSRKHTRRVELGNLDLNENQCPEEADCNPKSILSNSVNLSMPKAVAASRGSSVFPARLHFEGELGWKGSAATSAFRPASPRRTPDAEKSLSASSHKTSNVLFDLNVADSDSATSGEPLSTAILPASSDLASKGASTAVGVSGGLKLDLNFSCGDEEDVTTASNLPPLWNRQQFNGNWSQPSSSSSSRQPAVRNFDLNDSMSIADGSGRGMDGSSVKALAKDTSDHSAVTIMGKRIIVGQQEHGQHYQHNFLGLSAESRVPARSIQSFAHTSDYNGVSYPSQPAMPFPPAFFAPGGVPYMVDAKGAPVIPPLSGLSLGISHPSFNTRATPPSSNELSYYHPSMDFNYRLPSEGARREAGSYWPVSYQGHTVFMDERMRNMSQGGSSGLVTKRKEPESGWDMYSRR